One Lysobacter enzymogenes DNA segment encodes these proteins:
- the atpG gene encoding F0F1 ATP synthase subunit gamma, whose product MAGGREIKTKIKSVQNTRKVTRALEMVSASKIRKAQDRMKTSRPYARVIKQVIGHLAQANSDYRHPYMVERKDVKRVGYVIVSSDRGLAGGLNNNLFRKLLGEFRKWQEQGVEVDVVTIGQKASVFFRRIKVNMLASVTHLGDQPHVEQLIGVIKVVLDAYSAGTVDRVFVCYNDFVNTMTQRAAFDQLLPLPAPETQVAKHDWDYIYEPDAQTVLDHVLTRYIESLVYQAVLENVASEHAARMVAMKAASDNATKLIGTLNLVYNKARQAAITQEISEIVGGAAAV is encoded by the coding sequence ATGGCAGGCGGACGCGAAATCAAAACCAAGATCAAGAGCGTGCAGAACACCCGCAAGGTGACCCGCGCGCTGGAAATGGTCTCGGCTTCCAAGATCCGCAAGGCGCAGGATCGGATGAAGACCTCGCGCCCGTACGCGCGCGTGATCAAGCAGGTGATCGGACACCTGGCCCAGGCCAATTCCGATTACCGGCATCCGTACATGGTCGAGCGCAAGGACGTGAAGCGCGTCGGCTACGTGATCGTGTCGTCCGACCGCGGCCTGGCCGGCGGCCTCAACAACAACCTGTTCCGCAAGCTGCTCGGCGAGTTCCGCAAGTGGCAGGAGCAGGGCGTCGAGGTCGACGTGGTCACCATCGGCCAGAAGGCCTCGGTGTTCTTCCGCCGGATCAAGGTCAACATGCTCGCCTCGGTCACCCACCTGGGCGACCAGCCGCACGTGGAGCAGCTGATCGGCGTGATCAAGGTCGTGCTCGACGCCTACAGCGCCGGCACCGTCGATCGCGTGTTCGTCTGCTACAACGACTTCGTCAACACCATGACCCAGCGCGCGGCGTTCGACCAGCTGCTGCCGCTGCCGGCGCCGGAAACCCAGGTCGCCAAGCACGACTGGGACTACATCTACGAACCCGATGCGCAGACCGTGCTCGACCACGTGCTGACCCGCTACATCGAGTCGCTGGTGTACCAGGCGGTGCTGGAGAACGTGGCGTCCGAGCATGCCGCGCGCATGGTCGCGATGAAGGCGGCGAGCGACAACGCCACCAAGCTGATCGGCACCTTGAACCTGGTCTACAACAAGGCGCGCCAGGCGGCGATCACCCAGGAAATCTCCGAAATCGTCGGCGGCGCCGCCGCGGTCTAA
- the atpA gene encoding F0F1 ATP synthase subunit alpha gives MASTQLNPSEISELIKTRIEKVKLAAEARNEGTVTSVSDGIVRIHGLADVMQGEMIELPNNTFALALNLERDSVGAVVLGDYEHLREGDVAKTTARILEVPIGRELLGRVVNALGEPIDGKGPIGASLTAPVERVAPGVLWRKSVDQPVQTGYKSVDSMIPIGRGQRELIIGDRQTGKTAMAIDAIINQKGTGIKCIYVAIGQKASSIANVVRKLEENGALAHTIVVAATASESAAMQYISAYSGCTMGEFFLDRGEDALIVYDDLSKQAVAYRQISLLLRRPPGREAYPGDVFYLHSRLLERAARVNADYVEKFTNGEVKGKTGSLTALPIIETQAGDVSAFVPTNVISITDGQIFLETDLFNAGIRPAVNAGISVSRVGGSAQTKIIKKLSGGIRIALAQYRELAAFAQFASDLDEATRKQLERGQRVTELMKQKQYAPMSIALQALSIYAVDKGYMDDVPVAKIGAFEDALHGHFLNTQGALVEKINSTGGWDDEIEGAFKKGIEEFKQTGTW, from the coding sequence ATGGCAAGCACCCAGCTCAACCCGTCCGAAATCAGCGAACTGATCAAGACCCGCATCGAGAAGGTCAAGCTGGCCGCCGAAGCGCGCAACGAAGGCACCGTGACCTCGGTGTCCGACGGCATCGTGCGCATCCACGGCCTGGCCGACGTGATGCAGGGCGAAATGATCGAACTGCCGAACAACACCTTCGCCCTGGCGCTGAACCTGGAGCGCGACTCGGTCGGCGCCGTGGTCCTGGGCGATTACGAGCACCTGCGCGAAGGCGACGTGGCCAAGACCACCGCCCGCATCCTGGAAGTGCCGATCGGCCGCGAGCTGCTCGGCCGCGTGGTCAACGCGCTCGGCGAGCCGATCGACGGCAAGGGTCCGATCGGCGCCAGCCTGACCGCGCCGGTGGAGCGCGTCGCCCCGGGCGTGCTGTGGCGCAAGTCGGTCGACCAGCCGGTGCAGACCGGCTACAAGTCGGTCGACTCGATGATCCCGATCGGCCGCGGCCAGCGCGAGCTGATCATCGGCGACCGCCAGACCGGCAAGACCGCGATGGCCATCGACGCGATCATCAACCAGAAGGGCACCGGCATTAAGTGCATCTACGTCGCGATCGGCCAGAAGGCCTCCTCGATCGCCAACGTGGTGCGCAAGCTGGAAGAGAACGGCGCGCTGGCCCACACCATCGTCGTCGCCGCCACCGCCTCCGAATCGGCCGCGATGCAGTACATCAGCGCCTACTCGGGCTGCACCATGGGCGAGTTCTTCCTCGACCGCGGCGAAGACGCGCTGATCGTGTACGACGACCTGTCCAAGCAGGCCGTGGCCTACCGCCAGATCTCGCTGCTGCTGCGCCGTCCGCCGGGCCGCGAAGCCTACCCGGGCGACGTGTTCTACCTGCACAGCCGCCTGCTCGAGCGCGCCGCGCGCGTGAACGCCGACTACGTCGAGAAGTTCACCAACGGCGAAGTGAAGGGCAAGACCGGTTCGCTGACCGCGCTGCCGATCATCGAAACCCAGGCCGGCGACGTCTCGGCGTTCGTGCCGACCAACGTGATCTCGATCACCGACGGCCAGATCTTCCTGGAAACCGACCTGTTCAACGCCGGCATCCGCCCGGCGGTCAACGCCGGCATCTCGGTGTCGCGCGTCGGCGGCTCGGCCCAGACCAAGATCATCAAGAAGCTGTCCGGCGGCATCCGCATCGCCCTGGCGCAGTACCGCGAGCTCGCGGCGTTCGCCCAGTTCGCGTCCGACCTCGACGAAGCCACCCGCAAGCAGCTCGAGCGCGGCCAGCGCGTGACCGAACTGATGAAGCAGAAGCAGTACGCGCCGATGTCGATCGCGCTGCAGGCGCTGTCGATCTACGCGGTCGACAAGGGCTACATGGACGACGTGCCGGTGGCCAAGATCGGCGCCTTCGAAGACGCGCTGCACGGACATTTCCTCAACACCCAGGGCGCCCTGGTCGAGAAGATCAATTCGACCGGCGGCTGGGACGACGAAATCGAAGGCGCCTTCAAGAAGGGCATCGAAGAGTTCAAGCAGACCGGGACCTGGTAA
- a CDS encoding F0F1 ATP synthase subunit delta gives MSQNLTLARPYARAAFALARDAGRTADWSQALAFSARVAADPQVQSVLGHPRLSVSDAVALVAIDHADEPVQRFLTLLADNRRLALLPEIAGLFEELRADADRVVKAKVTSASDLPAAELDSIKAALVKRFGRQVEIETAIDASLIGGAVIDAGEVVIDGSLKGKLARLQTALAG, from the coding sequence ATGAGCCAGAACCTCACCCTCGCCCGACCGTATGCCCGCGCCGCGTTCGCGCTGGCGCGCGACGCCGGCCGCACCGCCGATTGGTCGCAAGCGCTCGCCTTCTCGGCGCGCGTCGCCGCCGATCCGCAGGTGCAGTCGGTGCTCGGCCATCCGCGCCTGAGCGTCAGCGACGCGGTCGCCCTGGTCGCGATCGACCACGCGGACGAACCCGTGCAGCGGTTCCTGACCCTGCTCGCGGACAACCGCCGCCTCGCCCTGCTGCCGGAAATCGCCGGCCTGTTCGAGGAACTGCGCGCCGACGCCGACCGCGTGGTCAAGGCCAAGGTCACCTCCGCCAGCGACCTGCCGGCGGCCGAGCTCGATTCGATCAAGGCCGCGCTGGTCAAGCGCTTCGGCCGCCAGGTCGAGATCGAGACGGCCATCGACGCTTCGCTGATCGGCGGCGCGGTGATCGACGCCGGCGAAGTGGTGATCGACGGCTCGCTCAAGGGCAAGCTGGCGCGCCTGCAGACGGCGCTGGCCGGTTAA
- a CDS encoding F0F1 ATP synthase subunit B yields the protein MNINMTFFGQMITFAILIWFTMKFIWPPLNKAIEERQQKIAQGLANAEGAEVLIQQARAQADEIVREARVKANEVVEQAHSRANQIVDQAKTDAMVEGTRLKALADAEIAAAADRAREDLRKQVSALAVTGAEKLLKREIDANAHKALLDELAAEI from the coding sequence ATGAATATCAACATGACCTTCTTCGGCCAGATGATCACGTTCGCGATCTTGATCTGGTTCACGATGAAGTTCATTTGGCCGCCCCTGAACAAGGCGATCGAAGAACGGCAACAAAAGATTGCCCAGGGTCTGGCGAATGCCGAAGGCGCTGAGGTGCTCATCCAGCAGGCGCGCGCGCAGGCGGATGAAATCGTGCGCGAAGCGCGCGTCAAGGCCAACGAAGTCGTCGAGCAGGCGCATTCGCGCGCCAACCAGATCGTCGACCAGGCCAAGACCGACGCGATGGTCGAAGGCACGCGCCTGAAGGCGCTGGCCGACGCCGAAATCGCCGCCGCCGCCGACCGCGCCCGCGAGGACCTGCGCAAGCAGGTGTCCGCGCTGGCCGTCACCGGCGCCGAGAAGCTGCTCAAGCGCGAAATCGACGCCAACGCCCACAAGGCGCTGCTCGACGAGCTGGCCGCGGAAATCTGA
- the atpE gene encoding F0F1 ATP synthase subunit C yields MEFIANVQGLTAIAIGIMVGLGAIGACLGIALMGSKFLESAARQPELVPMLQGRMFLLAGLIDAAFIIALAVGLLFAFGNPLLGALQAAGAAG; encoded by the coding sequence ATGGAATTCATCGCCAATGTGCAGGGCCTGACCGCTATCGCGATCGGCATCATGGTCGGCCTCGGCGCGATCGGCGCTTGCCTCGGCATCGCGCTGATGGGCTCGAAGTTCCTTGAGTCGGCCGCCCGTCAGCCGGAACTGGTGCCGATGCTGCAGGGCCGCATGTTCCTGCTGGCCGGCCTGATCGACGCGGCGTTCATCATCGCGCTGGCCGTCGGCTTGCTGTTCGCCTTCGGCAACCCGCTGCTGGGCGCCCTGCAGGCTGCCGGCGCCGCCGGCTGA
- the atpB gene encoding F0F1 ATP synthase subunit A, with product MSEQTGSGGLNEYIQHHLQQNTISLGGGAFHIDTWVVSLILGLVFITWFGFFARKASSGVPSKGQAFVELILEFIDGQVKDSFHGDRSSLTPLALTIFVWVVLMNGMDLLPLDLPGWVVKTTAGAEVAHHTYFRWVPTADLNTTLALSTTVFFLILYHSVKAKGGLGFGKELLTAPFHAHSTGAKIALAPANLGLNVIEYLVKPVSLAMRLFGNMYGGELVFMLIAGLLGGGLLMFVPGVIFNAAWALFHILIVLLQAFIFMILTVVYIAGAYESH from the coding sequence GTGAGTGAACAGACCGGTTCGGGCGGCCTGAACGAATACATCCAGCACCATCTTCAGCAGAACACGATCTCGCTGGGTGGTGGTGCCTTCCATATCGACACCTGGGTCGTTTCGCTGATCCTGGGCCTGGTCTTCATCACCTGGTTCGGTTTCTTCGCGCGCAAGGCCAGCTCGGGCGTGCCGTCCAAGGGGCAGGCCTTCGTCGAGCTGATCCTGGAGTTCATCGACGGCCAGGTGAAGGACAGCTTCCACGGCGACCGCAGCTCGCTGACGCCGCTGGCGCTGACGATCTTCGTCTGGGTCGTGCTGATGAACGGCATGGACCTGCTGCCGCTCGACCTGCCGGGCTGGGTGGTCAAGACCACCGCCGGCGCCGAAGTGGCGCACCACACCTACTTCCGCTGGGTCCCGACCGCGGACCTGAACACGACGCTGGCGCTGTCGACCACCGTGTTCTTCCTGATCCTCTATCACTCGGTCAAGGCCAAGGGCGGCCTGGGCTTCGGCAAGGAGCTGCTCACCGCTCCGTTCCACGCTCACAGCACCGGCGCCAAGATCGCGCTCGCTCCGGCCAACCTGGGACTCAACGTCATCGAGTACCTGGTCAAGCCGGTCAGCCTGGCGATGCGACTGTTCGGCAACATGTACGGCGGCGAGCTGGTGTTCATGCTCATCGCCGGCCTGCTCGGCGGCGGTCTGCTGATGTTCGTGCCGGGCGTGATCTTCAACGCCGCCTGGGCGCTGTTCCACATCCTGATCGTGCTGCTGCAGGCCTTCATCTTCATGATCCTCACCGTCGTCTACATCGCCGGCGCGTACGAGAGTCATTGA
- a CDS encoding DUF2061 domain-containing protein, translating into MEKTLSFAGVHFTVAFLVGYLMTGSVWVGGALALVEPACNTVAFHLHEKVWKRIERRRAAAAATVGGDALAT; encoded by the coding sequence ATGGAGAAGACCCTCAGCTTCGCCGGCGTCCACTTCACCGTCGCCTTCCTGGTCGGCTACCTGATGACCGGCAGCGTCTGGGTCGGCGGCGCCCTGGCCCTGGTCGAGCCGGCCTGCAACACCGTCGCCTTCCACCTGCACGAGAAGGTGTGGAAGCGGATCGAACGCCGCCGCGCCGCGGCCGCGGCGACAGTCGGCGGCGACGCGCTGGCGACCTGA
- the lpdA gene encoding dihydrolipoyl dehydrogenase — protein sequence MANSIEVKVPDIGDYDDVPVIELLVAVGDTVKKDQGLVTLESDKATMEVPSSADGVVKSISVKVGDKVSQGAVIAILEAEGAGEAAPAEAPKAAASAPAAAEPAKPAATEAPKPAASAPAPTAAAASGRKADIECRMLVLGSGPGGYTAAFRAADLGLDTVLVERYASLGGVCLNVGCIPSKALLHAAAVIDEAEHASDYGVSFGKPTIDLDALRKYKEKVVGQLTKGLAGMAKQRKVRTVVGVGAFVSPNELEVKGEGGTQLIRFEQCIIAAGSQAVKLGNFPWDDKRVMDSTDALELADVPAKLLVVGGGIIGLEMATVYRALGSEVTVVEFLDQLMPGADPDLVKPLADRLKKQGVAVHLKTKAAATEALKEGIKVSFESAEAGKTPALESGVYDRVLVAVGRAPNGAKIGADRAGVQVGERGFIPVDRQMRTNVPHIFAIGDLVGNPMLAHKATHEGKLAAEVAAGEKKEWVARVIPSVAYTDPEIAWVGVTETEAKAKGLKVGVGKFPWAASGRAIGIGRTEGFTKLVFDEATHRIVGGGIVGVHAGDLISEVALAIEMGCEVADIGHTIHPHPTLSESVGMAAEVFDGTITDLYIPKKKG from the coding sequence ATGGCCAACAGCATCGAAGTGAAGGTTCCCGACATCGGCGACTACGACGACGTACCGGTCATCGAGTTGCTGGTCGCGGTCGGCGACACGGTCAAGAAGGACCAGGGCCTGGTCACGCTCGAATCGGACAAGGCGACGATGGAAGTGCCGTCCTCGGCCGACGGCGTGGTCAAGTCGATCAGCGTCAAGGTCGGCGACAAGGTCTCGCAGGGCGCGGTGATCGCGATCCTGGAAGCCGAGGGCGCGGGCGAGGCCGCGCCGGCCGAAGCGCCCAAGGCCGCCGCGAGCGCGCCCGCCGCCGCCGAACCGGCCAAGCCGGCCGCGACCGAAGCGCCGAAGCCGGCCGCGAGCGCGCCGGCCCCGACCGCCGCCGCCGCGAGCGGCCGCAAGGCCGACATCGAATGCCGCATGCTCGTGCTCGGCTCCGGCCCCGGCGGCTACACCGCCGCGTTCCGCGCCGCCGACCTCGGCCTCGACACGGTGCTGGTCGAACGCTACGCCAGCCTCGGCGGCGTCTGCCTCAACGTCGGCTGCATCCCGTCCAAGGCGCTGCTGCACGCGGCCGCGGTCATCGACGAGGCCGAGCACGCCAGCGACTACGGCGTCAGCTTCGGCAAGCCGACCATCGACCTCGACGCGCTGCGCAAGTACAAGGAAAAAGTGGTCGGCCAGCTGACCAAGGGCCTGGCCGGCATGGCCAAGCAGCGCAAGGTGCGCACCGTGGTCGGCGTCGGCGCGTTCGTGTCGCCGAACGAACTGGAAGTGAAGGGCGAGGGCGGCACCCAGCTGATCCGCTTCGAGCAATGCATCATCGCCGCCGGTTCGCAGGCGGTGAAGCTCGGCAACTTCCCGTGGGACGACAAGCGGGTCATGGATTCCACCGACGCGCTGGAACTGGCCGACGTGCCGGCCAAGTTGCTGGTCGTCGGCGGCGGCATCATCGGCCTGGAAATGGCCACCGTGTACCGCGCGCTCGGCAGCGAAGTCACCGTGGTCGAGTTCCTGGACCAGCTGATGCCGGGCGCCGACCCGGATCTGGTCAAGCCGCTCGCCGACCGCCTCAAGAAGCAGGGCGTGGCCGTGCACCTGAAGACCAAGGCCGCGGCCACCGAGGCCTTGAAGGAAGGCATCAAGGTGAGCTTCGAAAGCGCCGAGGCCGGCAAGACGCCGGCGCTGGAATCGGGCGTCTACGACCGCGTGCTGGTCGCCGTCGGCCGCGCGCCCAACGGCGCCAAGATCGGCGCCGACCGGGCCGGCGTGCAGGTCGGCGAGCGCGGCTTCATCCCGGTCGACCGGCAGATGCGCACCAACGTGCCGCACATCTTCGCCATCGGCGATCTGGTCGGCAATCCGATGCTCGCGCACAAGGCCACCCACGAAGGCAAGCTCGCCGCCGAAGTGGCCGCGGGCGAGAAGAAGGAATGGGTGGCGCGGGTGATCCCGTCGGTGGCCTACACCGACCCGGAAATCGCCTGGGTCGGCGTCACCGAGACCGAAGCCAAGGCCAAGGGCCTGAAGGTCGGCGTCGGCAAGTTCCCGTGGGCCGCCAGCGGCCGCGCCATCGGCATCGGCCGCACCGAGGGCTTCACCAAGCTGGTCTTCGACGAAGCCACCCACCGCATCGTCGGCGGCGGCATCGTCGGGGTGCACGCGGGCGACCTGATTTCCGAAGTGGCGCTGGCGATCGAGATGGGTTGCGAGGTCGCCGACATCGGCCATACGATCCATCCGCATCCCACCCTGAGCGAATCGGTCGGCATGGCCGCGGAGGTGTTCGATGGAACGATCACCGATCTCTACATCCCCAAGAAGAAGGGCTAA
- a CDS encoding dihydrolipoyllysine-residue acetyltransferase gives MADLKEARVPDIGDYDGVPVIELLVAVGDTVTQDQGLVTLESDKATMEVPAPFAGIVRELKVKLGDQLAEGSVVALIEPTEGDAKQAPAPAQEAAKPAAPAPAKAEAPAPAKSEPAPAPKAEAPQPAAPAPLPGAAAGTDPEALPPRTPPVAFTAEELMPDKVPYASPAVRLFARELGVDLTRVSGSARGGRISKEDVQSFVKGVMQGGGGAPAAAGAAPALGGGLNLLPWPKVDFSKFGEVETKPLTRIQKLSGANLARNWAMIPHVTQHDDADITDLEALRVALNKENEKAGIKLTMLAFLMKASVNALQKFPTFNASLDASGENLTLKKYFHIGFAADTPNGLVVPVVRDVDKKGVLQIARETGELAAKARDGKLGPADMSGGCFSISSLGGIGGTAFTPIVNAPEVAILGVSKSATKPVWDGKQFAPRLILPLSLSYDHRVIDGAAAARFTAYLAQLLADMRRSLL, from the coding sequence ATGGCTGATCTGAAGGAAGCACGCGTCCCCGACATCGGCGACTACGACGGCGTGCCCGTCATCGAACTGTTGGTCGCGGTCGGCGACACGGTGACCCAGGACCAGGGCCTGGTCACGCTGGAGTCGGACAAGGCCACGATGGAAGTGCCGGCGCCGTTCGCGGGCATCGTGCGCGAGCTCAAGGTCAAGCTCGGCGATCAGCTGGCGGAAGGCAGCGTGGTGGCCTTGATCGAACCCACCGAAGGGGACGCAAAGCAGGCGCCGGCGCCGGCGCAGGAAGCGGCCAAACCCGCCGCCCCGGCCCCCGCCAAGGCCGAAGCTCCCGCGCCGGCCAAGAGCGAACCCGCGCCGGCGCCGAAGGCCGAAGCGCCCCAGCCCGCGGCCCCGGCCCCGCTGCCCGGCGCCGCCGCCGGCACCGATCCCGAAGCGCTGCCGCCGCGCACCCCGCCGGTGGCCTTCACCGCCGAAGAACTGATGCCCGACAAGGTGCCCTACGCCAGCCCGGCGGTGCGCCTGTTCGCGCGCGAGCTCGGCGTCGACCTGACGCGCGTCAGCGGCAGCGCGCGCGGCGGCCGGATCAGCAAGGAAGACGTGCAGTCCTTCGTCAAGGGCGTCATGCAGGGCGGTGGCGGCGCGCCGGCCGCGGCCGGCGCCGCGCCGGCGCTCGGCGGCGGCCTCAACCTGCTGCCGTGGCCGAAGGTCGACTTCAGCAAGTTCGGCGAGGTCGAGACCAAGCCGCTGACCCGCATCCAGAAGCTCTCCGGCGCCAACCTGGCGCGCAACTGGGCGATGATCCCGCACGTCACCCAGCACGACGACGCCGACATCACCGACCTGGAGGCGCTGCGCGTGGCGCTCAACAAGGAAAACGAGAAGGCCGGCATCAAGCTGACCATGCTCGCGTTCCTGATGAAGGCCTCGGTCAACGCGCTGCAGAAGTTCCCGACCTTCAACGCCTCGCTCGACGCCAGCGGCGAGAACCTCACGCTGAAGAAGTACTTCCACATCGGCTTCGCCGCCGACACCCCGAACGGCCTGGTCGTGCCGGTGGTGCGCGACGTCGACAAGAAGGGCGTGCTGCAGATCGCGCGCGAAACCGGCGAACTGGCGGCCAAGGCGCGCGACGGCAAGCTCGGCCCGGCCGACATGAGCGGCGGCTGCTTCTCGATCAGCTCGCTCGGCGGCATCGGCGGCACCGCGTTCACCCCGATCGTCAACGCGCCGGAAGTCGCGATCCTGGGCGTGTCGAAGTCGGCGACCAAGCCGGTGTGGGACGGCAAGCAGTTCGCGCCGCGGCTGATCCTGCCGCTGTCGCTGTCTTACGACCACCGCGTCATCGACGGCGCCGCGGCGGCGCGCTTCACCGCCTACCTGGCGCAGCTGCTCGCCGACATGCGCCGCTCGCTGCTGTAA
- a CDS encoding DUF2884 family protein: protein MPARPLFRFAAAATMLVCGAASASVEIDSRCEIDSPYQLTLNERSLILTRQDGAPKAIVMRQGRLFVDDRWVELNAPDARRLAEFERGARATMPETQAIAREAADIALAALGEVAVKLGNHPDRTQAKVAQARKQLDAGLRDAIGPTRFSGKLLGDSIGKAVGEAVPLVIGDLVGGAVSAALSGDVKRFEQLDNLDAQIEAAVKPRAESLERRSDRLCQSVRALDELENALAYRFDGRPLDLLKVDYTPAPPRTDEAGKR, encoded by the coding sequence ATGCCCGCCCGCCCGCTGTTCCGCTTCGCCGCCGCCGCCACGATGCTGGTTTGCGGCGCCGCCTCCGCCAGCGTCGAGATCGACAGCCGCTGCGAGATCGACAGCCCGTACCAGCTCACCCTCAATGAGCGCAGCCTGATCCTGACCCGCCAGGACGGCGCGCCCAAGGCGATCGTGATGCGCCAGGGCCGGCTGTTCGTCGACGACCGCTGGGTCGAGCTCAACGCGCCGGACGCGCGCCGGCTGGCCGAGTTCGAGCGCGGCGCGCGCGCGACCATGCCCGAGACCCAGGCCATCGCCCGCGAAGCCGCCGACATCGCCCTGGCCGCGCTCGGCGAGGTCGCGGTCAAGCTCGGCAACCACCCCGACCGCACCCAGGCCAAGGTCGCGCAAGCGCGCAAGCAGCTCGACGCCGGCCTGCGCGACGCCATCGGCCCGACCCGCTTCAGCGGCAAGCTGCTCGGCGACAGCATCGGCAAGGCGGTCGGCGAGGCGGTGCCGCTGGTGATCGGCGACCTCGTCGGCGGCGCGGTCAGCGCCGCGCTCAGCGGCGACGTCAAGCGTTTCGAGCAGTTGGACAATCTCGACGCCCAGATCGAAGCCGCGGTGAAGCCGCGCGCCGAGTCCCTGGAGCGCCGCAGCGACCGCCTGTGCCAGAGCGTGCGCGCGCTGGACGAGCTGGAGAACGCGCTGGCCTACCGCTTCGACGGCCGCCCGCTGGACCTGCTCAAGGTCGACTACACCCCCGCGCCGCCGCGTACGGACGAGGCCGGCAAGCGCTGA
- a CDS encoding OmpW/AlkL family protein → MIRFRHLTLAMLGALAFAPAAFAQDASTDSASGKRFAIVGGYALSQPTKNPQIGGVRTDVDGDGAPTLSASYFFNDNFAIEAWGSADKFGQRLNSNGGKIGSVDSQPVALSGQYHFRGTDSIVRPFVGLGYYQANYSGETLRSGQRLGVDDAKGGIATAGVDLNINPTWFARADVRYMQGSKSDVKLDGVKVGEAELNPVTVGVGIGARF, encoded by the coding sequence ATGATCCGCTTCCGTCATTTGACCCTTGCCATGCTCGGCGCCCTGGCCTTCGCCCCGGCCGCCTTCGCTCAGGATGCTTCCACCGACAGCGCCAGCGGCAAGCGCTTCGCCATCGTCGGCGGCTACGCCCTGAGCCAGCCGACCAAGAACCCGCAGATCGGCGGCGTGCGCACCGACGTCGACGGCGACGGCGCTCCGACCCTCAGCGCCAGCTACTTCTTCAACGACAACTTCGCCATCGAGGCGTGGGGTTCGGCCGACAAGTTCGGCCAGCGCCTGAACTCGAACGGCGGCAAGATCGGCAGCGTCGATTCGCAGCCGGTCGCGCTCAGCGGCCAGTACCACTTCCGCGGCACCGACAGCATCGTGCGTCCGTTCGTGGGCCTGGGCTACTACCAGGCCAACTACAGCGGCGAAACCCTGCGCAGCGGCCAGCGCCTGGGCGTGGACGACGCCAAGGGCGGCATCGCCACCGCCGGCGTCGATCTCAACATCAATCCGACCTGGTTCGCCCGTGCCGACGTGCGCTACATGCAGGGCAGCAAGTCGGACGTGAAGCTGGACGGCGTCAAGGTCGGCGAGGCCGAGCTGAACCCGGTCACCGTCGGCGTCGGCATCGGCGCGCGCTTCTGA
- a CDS encoding VOC family protein — translation MTALVHAPGAPCWFELATDDQPAIEAFYRALFGWTVERTPMPDGSLYTIFKLDGRDVAGTYTLVPGAVTGIDGIGGPHWGVYFRTADCDKAVARAVALGGRMVAAPFELMEHVRMAVCADPEGVVFSLAQQRAHPGVDALGVDNAVCWAELATGDIDRAERYYQQLFGWRMRSHPSGPDGYRVFADGQRMLGGLLQMRPEWQGLAPHWSIYLQVADVEACVQRALALGGRLEAAPFEATGVVRIARLSDPRGAGFYLIQFLDDGSG, via the coding sequence ATGACCGCACTCGTCCACGCTCCGGGGGCTCCGTGCTGGTTCGAGTTGGCCACCGACGACCAGCCGGCGATCGAGGCCTTCTACCGCGCGCTGTTCGGCTGGACGGTCGAGCGCACGCCGATGCCCGACGGCAGCCTCTACACCATCTTCAAGCTCGACGGCCGCGACGTCGCCGGCACCTACACCCTGGTGCCCGGCGCGGTGACCGGCATCGACGGCATCGGCGGCCCGCACTGGGGCGTGTATTTCCGCACCGCCGACTGCGACAAGGCGGTCGCGCGCGCGGTCGCGCTAGGCGGGCGCATGGTCGCCGCGCCGTTCGAACTGATGGAGCACGTGCGCATGGCGGTATGCGCCGACCCCGAAGGCGTGGTGTTCTCGCTGGCGCAGCAGCGCGCCCATCCCGGGGTGGATGCGTTGGGGGTCGACAACGCGGTGTGCTGGGCCGAACTGGCCACCGGCGACATCGACCGCGCCGAACGCTATTACCAGCAACTGTTCGGCTGGCGCATGCGCAGCCATCCGAGCGGACCGGACGGCTACCGGGTGTTCGCCGACGGCCAGCGCATGCTCGGCGGCTTGCTGCAGATGCGGCCGGAGTGGCAGGGCCTGGCCCCGCACTGGTCGATCTACCTGCAGGTCGCGGACGTGGAGGCCTGCGTGCAGCGCGCGCTGGCGCTGGGCGGACGGCTGGAGGCGGCGCCGTTCGAGGCCACCGGCGTGGTCCGCATCGCCCGCCTGAGCGATCCGCGCGGCGCTGGGTTCTACCTGATCCAGTTCCTCGACGACGGCTCCGGCTGA